Proteins from a single region of Syntrophales bacterium:
- a CDS encoding redoxin domain-containing protein, with protein sequence MARVELNTPAPDFTLPDLNGKTISLSDYRNRKNVLVVFNRGFIUPFCRRHMAQLRRDYQRFVELDTEILVVGPEDAGSFQKYWEKETLPFVGLPDPSHTVLKLYGQEVKIFKLGRMPAQMLIDRSGTLRYVHYGHSMADIPPNEEILDLIGRQNPDVL encoded by the coding sequence ATGGCCAGAGTCGAGTTGAACACCCCCGCGCCGGATTTCACGCTGCCTGACCTCAATGGGAAAACCATTTCGCTTTCGGACTATCGGAACCGGAAGAACGTCCTGGTGGTCTTCAACCGCGGATTCATCTGACCGTTCTGCCGCCGGCACATGGCGCAGTTGCGCCGCGACTATCAGCGCTTCGTGGAGCTGGACACGGAAATCCTCGTCGTCGGGCCGGAGGATGCCGGGTCTTTTCAGAAATACTGGGAGAAGGAAACCCTGCCGTTTGTCGGGCTGCCCGATCCCTCTCACACCGTCCTGAAGCTGTACGGCCAGGAGGTGAAGATTTTCAAGCTGGGCCGGATGCCCGCGCAGATGCTGATCGACCGGTCCGGCACGCTGCGGTATGTGCATTACGGCCATTCCATGGCCGATATCCCTCCCAATGAAGAGATCCTCGATCTGATCGGCCGTCAGAATCCGGACGTACTCTGA
- a CDS encoding XRE family transcriptional regulator: MTKEELASRLKTAREAAGLSLSEASKRLGFPSYQTLSNIEGGQREVKVSELARFARTYFCNLGDFLSGEPTTKDCAVLWRNPPATSDKKKEAEREIFHLCEQYHTLERLLRVRTEKGFVEVTRESVRNNATIGRLAKEIRGMMGLGKRPACSLHKVLEQEYGVKIIYYPLACGSAASMVHPDMGKAVVINANEAPWRRNYDLAHELFHLILWKAFSPEEMNDALFFDDVEKKADKFASMLLLPEDEIRRVIEQIIENNKQLTYSDIVDVAVEFGVSAKALLYRLAFINLIKWETADSIAKNEELAEVSREKRSKDVKPIQSERFTNLAIRCLRKGLISRGKFAELLNIDRSDIDDFIEKSGLMESEGKTIEIMAT; the protein is encoded by the coding sequence ATGACCAAAGAAGAACTCGCATCCCGCCTGAAAACAGCCCGTGAAGCGGCAGGCCTGTCGCTCAGCGAGGCCTCCAAACGACTGGGCTTTCCCAGCTATCAGACGTTGAGCAACATCGAAGGCGGACAGCGCGAAGTCAAAGTTTCCGAACTGGCCCGCTTTGCCCGAACGTATTTCTGTAATCTTGGAGATTTCCTCTCGGGTGAGCCGACAACAAAGGATTGCGCAGTTCTGTGGCGAAACCCGCCTGCGACAAGCGACAAGAAAAAGGAAGCGGAGAGGGAGATCTTTCATCTTTGCGAGCAGTACCATACGCTGGAGCGGTTGCTGCGAGTCAGGACTGAAAAGGGATTCGTGGAGGTGACGCGCGAGTCGGTTCGGAACAATGCCACGATCGGCCGTCTGGCCAAAGAAATCAGGGGCATGATGGGTCTCGGCAAGAGGCCGGCCTGTTCGCTCCATAAGGTCCTGGAACAGGAATACGGAGTCAAAATCATCTATTATCCACTTGCCTGCGGTTCCGCTGCATCCATGGTGCATCCGGACATGGGAAAAGCTGTTGTCATCAATGCGAACGAAGCCCCCTGGCGCCGGAATTATGACCTCGCCCATGAACTCTTTCACCTGATCTTGTGGAAGGCTTTCTCACCGGAGGAAATGAACGACGCCCTCTTTTTTGACGATGTAGAGAAAAAAGCGGACAAGTTCGCTTCCATGCTGCTCCTTCCGGAAGACGAGATCCGTCGGGTGATTGAGCAGATCATCGAAAACAACAAACAACTTACGTATTCTGACATCGTCGACGTGGCCGTCGAATTCGGAGTGTCGGCAAAGGCGCTTCTTTACCGCCTTGCTTTCATCAATCTCATCAAATGGGAAACGGCCGATTCCATCGCCAAGAACGAAGAACTGGCAGAGGTGAGCCGGGAAAAGCGCTCAAAGGATGTAAAGCCGATTCAATCCGAACGCTTCACCAATCTCGCCATCCGTTGCCTGCGGAAGGGGCTGATTTCAAGGGGGAAGTTCGCCGAACTGCTGAACATCGACCGCAGCGACATCGATGATTTCATAGAAAAATCGGGCCTGATGGAGTCGGAGGGGAAAACGATTGAAATTATGGCTACTTGA
- a CDS encoding hydrogenase maturation nickel metallochaperone HypA: MHELPVMESVLKIVLGHAERNRVRKIVAIHLKVGELSDLIEDWMQRYFDYVSKGTLAEGAVLKIQKIPVRFRCSGCGVEFGADIRQEAEIRCPDCGADRPALIAGREYFIENMEVI; the protein is encoded by the coding sequence ATGCACGAACTCCCCGTCATGGAAAGCGTCCTGAAGATCGTCCTCGGCCACGCCGAGAGGAACCGCGTCCGGAAGATCGTGGCCATTCACCTGAAAGTAGGGGAACTGAGCGATCTGATCGAGGACTGGATGCAGCGCTACTTCGACTACGTCAGCAAGGGGACCCTGGCGGAGGGGGCGGTGCTCAAGATTCAAAAGATACCGGTGCGCTTCCGCTGCTCCGGCTGCGGCGTGGAATTCGGGGCGGACATCCGCCAGGAGGCGGAGATCCGCTGCCCCGACTGCGGCGCCGACCGGCCCGCCCTCATCGCCGGTCGGGAATATTTCATCGAGAACATGGAGGTGATCTGA
- the hypB gene encoding hydrogenase nickel incorporation protein HypB has protein sequence MAEIRLVEIKEEILADNTALAEEIRADLKRRGVFLLNLMSSPGSGKTSLIVQTLRRLREEFRIAVIEGDIDSIVDAETVSREGIPAVQLRTGGFCHLDASMIRLALNELDLANLDLIVIENVGNLVCPAEVDTGATKNAMILSVPEGDDKPLKYPLMFSVCDVVILNKTDYLEGSDFNVPAFRERVARLNAKAPVLEVSCRTGAGLDAWIDWLRTRAGATRENASR, from the coding sequence ATGGCCGAGATCCGGCTGGTCGAAATCAAGGAGGAAATCCTGGCGGACAACACGGCCCTGGCGGAGGAGATCCGGGCGGACCTGAAGCGGCGGGGGGTGTTCCTCCTGAACCTGATGTCCTCCCCGGGATCGGGCAAGACGAGCCTGATCGTCCAGACCCTCCGCCGGCTCCGGGAGGAGTTCCGGATCGCCGTCATCGAGGGCGACATCGACTCCATCGTGGACGCCGAGACGGTCTCCCGGGAGGGAATCCCGGCGGTCCAGCTCCGGACGGGAGGCTTCTGCCATCTTGACGCCTCCATGATCCGCCTGGCCCTGAATGAGCTGGACCTGGCAAACCTGGACCTGATCGTCATCGAGAACGTGGGAAACCTCGTCTGCCCCGCCGAGGTGGACACCGGGGCCACAAAGAACGCCATGATCCTGAGCGTCCCCGAGGGCGACGACAAGCCCCTGAAATACCCCCTGATGTTCAGCGTCTGTGACGTGGTGATCCTGAACAAGACGGACTATCTGGAAGGGTCGGATTTCAACGTCCCGGCATTCCGGGAACGGGTGGCGCGGCTGAACGCCAAGGCGCCGGTCCTGGAGGTCTCCTGCCGCACCGGGGCGGGCCTCGACGCCTGGATCGACTGGCTCAGGACCCGGGCAGGTGCGACTCGAGAAAACGCTTCTCGCTGA
- a CDS encoding N-acetyltransferase, producing the protein MVIRKETDSDIQAIFEHAKAAFEIHLYSTDMEPFIAGTLRVANVLTISLVAEVDGKVPGHAVYSPVTMSDSSPDWYGFGPISALPGFQKRGIGKALMNEGLSLLKNLGAGGCVLVGDPGYYTRFGFRSDPGLGCEGVPPENVLSLPSGKDGVRDHVSFHPGFYGKG; encoded by the coding sequence ATGGTTATACGAAAAGAAACCGACTCAGACATCCAGGCCATCTTCGAACACGCGAAGGCAGCCTTCGAGATTCACCTGTACAGCACAGACATGGAACCGTTCATTGCCGGTACGCTGCGGGTTGCTAATGTCTTGACGATATCGCTGGTTGCGGAGGTTGATGGAAAGGTCCCGGGCCATGCGGTGTACTCACCCGTGACCATGTCGGACAGCAGTCCGGACTGGTATGGCTTTGGCCCCATTTCTGCGCTGCCGGGATTCCAGAAGCGCGGGATTGGAAAAGCCCTCATGAACGAGGGCCTGTCCCTGCTGAAAAACTTGGGTGCCGGGGGCTGCGTGCTCGTGGGCGATCCAGGTTACTACACAAGATTCGGCTTCCGAAGCGACCCGGGACTGGGCTGCGAGGGCGTGCCGCCGGAGAATGTCCTCTCCCTGCCCTCAGGGAAAGACGGCGTTCGAGACCACGTGTCGTTTCATCCCGGTTTCTATGGCAAAGGATGA
- the gmd gene encoding GDP-mannose 4,6-dehydratase, translating to MKKALITGITGQDGSYLAEFLLAKGYAVHGLIRRSSTFNTDRIDHLYKDLHDPDARLFLHYGDLSVSGQLLDLIHSIDPDEIYHLGAQSHVRVSFDMPEYTGDITGLGTLRLLEAIRKSGNRAKFYQASSSEMFGAAPPPQSESTPFQPQSPYAAAKVYAYYLVRNYRDAYKLFASNGILFNHESPRRGETFVTRKITRAATRIKLGLQDKLYLGNLEAKRDWGYAGDYVEAMWLMMQQEKPGDFAIATGETHSVREFAVKVFAKLDLDYGEYVAIDPRYFRPTEVDVLLGDSSKARKALGWEPKVSFDQLVEMMVDADMEQAKREKTLRDAGYDCSSNGRML from the coding sequence ATGAAAAAAGCCTTGATTACAGGCATCACGGGTCAGGACGGTTCGTACCTGGCGGAGTTCCTCCTGGCGAAGGGCTATGCCGTCCACGGCCTGATCCGCCGGTCCAGCACCTTCAACACGGATCGGATCGACCATCTTTACAAGGATCTCCACGATCCCGATGCCCGGCTCTTCCTGCATTACGGAGATCTGTCCGTCTCCGGCCAGCTGTTGGACCTGATCCACTCGATCGACCCGGACGAAATCTACCACCTGGGCGCCCAGAGCCACGTCCGGGTGAGCTTCGACATGCCCGAGTACACCGGGGACATCACGGGACTGGGGACGCTCCGGCTTCTGGAGGCGATCCGGAAATCGGGAAACCGGGCGAAATTCTACCAGGCCTCCTCCAGCGAGATGTTCGGTGCCGCACCGCCTCCGCAGAGCGAATCGACGCCCTTCCAGCCGCAGAGTCCTTACGCGGCCGCAAAGGTGTACGCCTATTACCTGGTCCGCAATTACCGCGACGCTTACAAGCTTTTTGCTTCCAACGGGATCCTGTTCAACCACGAGTCTCCGCGGAGGGGGGAAACCTTCGTGACCCGGAAGATCACGCGTGCCGCGACACGGATCAAGCTGGGGCTGCAGGACAAGCTGTACCTGGGCAACCTGGAGGCGAAGCGCGACTGGGGCTATGCGGGAGACTACGTGGAGGCCATGTGGTTGATGATGCAGCAGGAAAAGCCCGGTGATTTTGCCATCGCCACCGGAGAGACCCATTCGGTGCGGGAGTTCGCCGTGAAGGTGTTCGCGAAACTGGACCTGGACTACGGGGAGTACGTTGCCATCGATCCCAGGTATTTTCGGCCCACCGAGGTGGACGTCCTGCTGGGCGACTCGTCGAAGGCCCGGAAGGCCCTGGGCTGGGAGCCGAAGGTGAGCTTCGACCAGCTTGTGGAGATGATGGTCGATGCGGACATGGAACAGGCGAAGCGTGAGAAGACTCTGAGAGACGCAGGATACGACTGCTCAAGCAACGGCCGGATGCTGTAA
- the hemL gene encoding glutamate-1-semialdehyde 2,1-aminomutase translates to MAWTSEDWFNLACELIPGGVNSPVRAYRSVGGMPFFVEQAKGSRIRDVEGKEYVDYVGSWGPMILGHAHPAVAAAIAEAAARGTSYGAPTPGEVEMAMLLVETFPSIEKVRLVSSGTEAVMSAVRLARGFTGREKILKFEGCYHGHADSLLVKAGSGVATFGIPGSPGVPKELAALTVTVPFNNPAALEAALAAHGDEMACVIVEPVPGNMGVVLPKPGFLETLRDLTRERGILLIFDEVISGFRVAWGGWQTVTDIAPDLTCLGKIIGGGLPVGAFGGRADIMDHLAPAGPVYQAGTLSGNPLAMAAGLATLRILKENEAHYESLDRKTFSLCFDLQALFEEKGIPVTINRSGSLFTVFFTPGPVTDYATAAKSDTETFARWFRGMLERGISLPPSQFEACFVSFAHMDEDFERTLSACRETLAAW, encoded by the coding sequence ATGGCGTGGACATCGGAAGACTGGTTTAACCTGGCCTGCGAGCTGATTCCCGGGGGGGTCAACAGCCCCGTCCGGGCTTACCGGTCCGTCGGCGGGATGCCGTTTTTCGTCGAGCAGGCCAAGGGTTCCCGGATCCGGGACGTGGAAGGGAAGGAGTACGTCGATTACGTCGGTTCCTGGGGGCCCATGATTCTGGGACATGCCCACCCGGCCGTCGCCGCCGCCATTGCCGAGGCCGCCGCCCGGGGAACGAGCTACGGAGCCCCGACGCCCGGGGAGGTGGAGATGGCCATGCTCCTGGTGGAGACCTTTCCGTCCATCGAGAAGGTGAGACTGGTTTCCTCCGGGACGGAGGCCGTCATGAGCGCCGTCCGCCTGGCCCGCGGATTCACGGGGAGGGAGAAGATCCTGAAGTTCGAGGGCTGCTACCACGGCCACGCCGATTCGCTTCTCGTCAAGGCGGGATCGGGCGTCGCCACCTTCGGGATTCCCGGAAGCCCCGGAGTGCCGAAGGAACTGGCGGCGCTGACGGTCACCGTGCCCTTCAACAACCCCGCTGCACTGGAGGCTGCGCTGGCCGCCCACGGCGATGAGATGGCCTGCGTGATTGTGGAGCCCGTGCCGGGAAACATGGGGGTTGTACTTCCGAAACCGGGGTTCCTGGAGACGTTGCGGGACCTCACCCGGGAGCGGGGGATTCTGCTCATTTTCGACGAGGTGATCAGCGGATTCCGCGTTGCCTGGGGCGGCTGGCAGACCGTCACCGACATTGCGCCGGACCTGACCTGCCTCGGGAAGATCATCGGAGGCGGCCTGCCCGTGGGCGCCTTCGGGGGCCGGGCCGACATCATGGACCATCTGGCTCCCGCCGGCCCGGTCTACCAGGCGGGCACCCTGTCGGGAAACCCCCTGGCCATGGCGGCGGGACTGGCGACGCTCCGGATTCTGAAAGAGAACGAGGCACATTACGAGTCGCTGGACCGGAAAACCTTCAGCCTCTGCTTCGACCTCCAGGCCCTCTTCGAGGAAAAGGGGATCCCCGTGACCATCAACCGCTCCGGTTCCCTGTTCACCGTCTTTTTCACTCCCGGTCCCGTGACGGATTATGCGACGGCCGCGAAGAGCGACACGGAGACTTTTGCCCGCTGGTTCCGGGGGATGCTGGAACGGGGAATCAGCCTGCCGCCGTCCCAGTTCGAGGCTTGTTTTGTGTCCTTTGCCCACATGGACGAGGACTTCGAGAGAACCCTGAGCGCGTGCCGGGAAACGCTGGCGGCGTGGTAA
- a CDS encoding NAD-dependent epimerase gives MKKILVTGAAGFIGYHVASRLLERGDHVLGLDNLNDYYDVSLKEDRLAMLKPYPRFSFSRLDIADRTAVEELFRAERPEIVIHLAAQAGVRYSLVNPHAYISGNIVGFLNILEGCRHHGVEHLVFASSSSVYGANTAMPFSVHQNVDHPVSLYAATKKANEGMAHAYATLYGVPCTGLRFFTVYGPWGRPDMSLFLFTRAILAGEPIDVFNHGRMKRDFTFIDDIVEGVVRVADRISAPNPKWTGKAPDPASSFAPWRLYNIGNNNPVELLHFIGVIEKALGREARKNFLPMQPGDVPETYADVDDLTADVGFRPSTTIETGVARFIAWYREYYRENKKI, from the coding sequence ATGAAGAAAATCCTTGTCACCGGCGCCGCCGGCTTCATCGGGTATCACGTGGCATCGCGGCTCCTGGAGCGGGGGGACCATGTCCTGGGCCTGGACAACCTGAACGACTACTACGACGTCTCCCTGAAGGAGGATCGGCTGGCCATGCTGAAGCCGTATCCGCGGTTCTCCTTTAGCCGGCTGGATATCGCCGATCGGACCGCCGTGGAGGAGCTGTTTCGAGCAGAGCGTCCGGAGATCGTGATCCACCTGGCCGCCCAGGCGGGGGTCCGATACTCCCTGGTCAATCCGCACGCCTACATAAGCGGGAACATCGTCGGATTCCTGAATATCCTGGAGGGGTGCCGCCATCACGGGGTGGAACACCTGGTCTTTGCCTCCTCCAGCTCCGTGTACGGGGCCAATACGGCGATGCCGTTTTCGGTCCACCAGAACGTGGACCACCCGGTGAGCCTCTACGCCGCCACGAAAAAGGCCAATGAGGGGATGGCCCACGCCTATGCCACGCTCTACGGGGTCCCCTGCACGGGGCTCCGTTTCTTCACCGTCTATGGTCCCTGGGGGCGGCCCGACATGTCCCTGTTTCTGTTCACCCGGGCGATCCTGGCAGGCGAGCCGATCGACGTGTTCAACCACGGGCGGATGAAGCGGGATTTCACATTCATCGACGACATCGTCGAGGGGGTCGTCCGTGTGGCCGACCGCATTTCCGCCCCCAATCCGAAATGGACGGGGAAGGCTCCCGACCCGGCGTCCAGTTTCGCCCCCTGGCGACTGTACAACATCGGAAACAACAATCCCGTGGAGCTGCTTCATTTCATCGGCGTGATCGAGAAGGCCCTGGGCCGGGAGGCCCGGAAAAACTTCCTGCCCATGCAGCCGGGAGACGTGCCCGAGACCTATGCCGACGTGGACGATCTGACGGCCGACGTCGGTTTTCGGCCCTCAACAACGATTGAGACGGGAGTTGCGCGCTTCATTGCCTGGTATCGGGAATACTACCGGGAGAACAAAAAGATCTAG
- a CDS encoding class I adenylate-forming enzyme family protein: protein MQDQTPMIVPPAGSRPLAEYEAAFARREDPFLVHYTLGEGGTGTWSWTRGQFRDLAAGAAAALARLGAVQGSRVLHIFSSNSPRDLAFRLASVMAGTVPVTVNWQADDLERIAYKARVSEARIIVHEGQDPERLASLSSLLPDAAFLDAADFGREDGAPVSAGPSWEDERIIIFTSGTTGLPKGVRLSHRSYRTNRLTFEDYFGLKAEDPLDLVLVNPLHHANSSALSDWGLRRPGAVIHLVSRYGTTFWRILTKAAEARRGLLVTALVARHIDFLEDMEREGTLPVEKDRLERALRNTEILIGSAPVGPTTVRRILRWCGRPPRVRFGSTETCLQVAAIPGTLASDSVVKAFERGWNHEYRGERAEGYYIGRDHAPFTEMDVVRAVDPDRDGYLVPCAAGEPGYLVTRGGNLMTGYVGDEEATREVFREGWYTGLRDIGFRLEGDGGGRDLYWMARDSALLIRGGANYSYDQVAAELSAVLTDRFGLPADSFRLAVVGLRLQSEHEDNCCVTIELKPEAEGRRDELARSFREVAKKAVSKGSRPDFVRFAPIPLNFKGAILVPELKKAFSDAWKAGEVV, encoded by the coding sequence ATGCAGGACCAGACACCCATGATCGTTCCTCCGGCCGGTTCCCGGCCCCTGGCGGAATACGAGGCCGCCTTTGCCCGGCGGGAGGACCCGTTTCTCGTTCATTATACCCTCGGAGAGGGCGGAACCGGAACGTGGTCCTGGACGAGAGGGCAGTTCCGGGACCTCGCGGCCGGAGCTGCCGCGGCCCTGGCCCGGCTCGGGGCGGTCCAGGGATCCCGGGTGCTCCATATTTTCTCCTCCAACAGCCCCCGCGATCTGGCCTTTCGCCTGGCCTCGGTCATGGCGGGGACCGTTCCGGTGACGGTCAACTGGCAGGCCGACGACCTGGAGCGGATCGCCTATAAGGCCCGCGTGTCGGAGGCGCGCATCATCGTCCACGAGGGGCAGGATCCGGAGCGCCTGGCCTCTCTGTCTTCCCTTCTTCCGGACGCGGCCTTCCTCGATGCGGCGGATTTCGGCCGGGAGGATGGGGCGCCCGTATCGGCCGGGCCTTCCTGGGAGGACGAGCGGATCATCATCTTCACCTCCGGGACGACGGGGCTTCCCAAGGGCGTCCGCCTGTCCCACCGGAGCTACCGGACGAACCGCCTCACCTTCGAGGACTATTTCGGCCTGAAGGCGGAAGACCCGCTGGACCTTGTCCTTGTCAACCCACTCCACCACGCCAATTCCTCCGCCCTGTCCGACTGGGGACTCCGGAGGCCCGGGGCAGTCATCCACCTGGTATCGCGGTACGGAACGACCTTCTGGCGGATTCTCACGAAGGCCGCGGAGGCCCGGCGGGGGCTCCTGGTGACGGCCCTGGTGGCCCGGCACATCGATTTTCTGGAGGATATGGAGCGGGAAGGAACGCTTCCCGTGGAGAAGGATCGCCTGGAGAGGGCGCTGCGCAATACGGAGATCCTCATCGGCTCCGCCCCCGTGGGGCCGACGACGGTCCGGCGCATCCTGCGCTGGTGCGGCCGGCCGCCGCGGGTCCGCTTCGGCTCCACCGAGACGTGCCTCCAGGTGGCGGCGATTCCCGGAACGCTGGCTTCGGATTCCGTCGTCAAGGCCTTCGAGCGGGGATGGAACCATGAATATCGGGGAGAGCGGGCCGAGGGATACTACATCGGCCGGGACCATGCCCCTTTCACGGAGATGGATGTCGTCCGGGCGGTCGATCCGGACCGGGATGGATACCTCGTTCCCTGCGCAGCCGGCGAACCCGGATACCTGGTCACCCGCGGCGGAAACCTGATGACCGGATATGTCGGCGACGAGGAGGCGACCCGGGAGGTCTTCCGGGAAGGCTGGTACACGGGACTCCGGGACATCGGGTTCCGGCTGGAGGGAGACGGCGGCGGAAGGGATCTTTACTGGATGGCCCGGGACTCGGCGCTGCTGATCCGTGGCGGAGCCAATTACTCCTACGATCAGGTGGCGGCGGAGCTCTCGGCGGTTCTGACGGACCGGTTCGGACTGCCCGCTGATTCGTTCCGGCTGGCCGTGGTGGGACTCCGTCTCCAGAGCGAGCACGAAGACAACTGCTGCGTTACCATCGAGTTGAAGCCCGAAGCCGAGGGACGACGGGACGAACTGGCCCGGTCCTTCCGGGAGGTGGCGAAGAAGGCCGTGTCCAAGGGAAGCCGTCCGGACTTTGTCCGTTTCGCGCCCATCCCGTTGAACTTCAAGGGGGCGATCCTGGTGCCGGAGCTGAAGAAGGCCTTCTCGGATGCCTGGAAGGCCGGAGAGGTGGTATGA
- a CDS encoding SDR family oxidoreductase has translation MPDEYARIAIVTGATSGIGEATARKFVAAGFGVIGNGRNGKKLAGLEKELGPAFHGIAGDAADDVVLERLFAAAAGHFGRPADIVVANAGRGLSGSVKDADLSQFEDVFRINVTGALRLLQKAAQKMVAGQGGVFPKAALDIVVVGSVVGRHISPFGAVYGATKFAVHALAEGLRRELGPKGIRVSLVEPGVVLSGFQAVARHSAETVKFFKDTFGPLLTGNDLAEAIHFVVTQPPHVHVSNITVRPTRQDYP, from the coding sequence ATGCCTGACGAGTATGCACGCATCGCAATTGTGACCGGGGCGACGTCCGGAATCGGCGAAGCCACGGCCAGAAAATTCGTCGCCGCCGGCTTCGGCGTGATCGGCAACGGACGCAACGGGAAAAAGCTTGCCGGTCTGGAAAAAGAACTGGGTCCCGCGTTCCACGGTATCGCCGGGGACGCAGCGGACGATGTTGTGCTGGAGAGGCTTTTTGCCGCGGCCGCCGGGCATTTCGGCAGGCCCGCGGACATTGTCGTCGCCAACGCGGGAAGGGGGCTGAGCGGTTCGGTCAAGGACGCGGATCTGTCGCAATTCGAAGACGTCTTCAGGATCAACGTGACGGGTGCCCTCCGGTTGTTGCAAAAAGCCGCGCAGAAGATGGTGGCGGGGCAGGGGGGCGTCTTTCCTAAGGCCGCGCTCGACATCGTTGTCGTCGGGTCCGTGGTGGGACGGCACATATCACCCTTTGGAGCGGTGTACGGAGCGACGAAATTTGCCGTTCATGCCTTGGCCGAGGGGCTCCGGCGTGAATTGGGACCGAAAGGGATTCGCGTATCCCTGGTCGAGCCGGGCGTGGTACTCAGCGGCTTTCAGGCCGTGGCGCGACACAGTGCGGAAACCGTAAAATTTTTCAAGGACACATTCGGTCCGCTCCTGACGGGAAACGACCTGGCCGAGGCGATCCACTTCGTGGTTACACAGCCGCCTCATGTCCACGTCAGCAACATCACGGTTCGGCCTACACGGCAGGATTACCCCTGA